CAAGGCGGTGCTCGCGGAGAAGGACGAAGTGGAGGAACGCTGGCTGGAGACCTCCGAGGTTGTCGAGTAAGCCTGGTCACGGCCGGTGGGTAGGGTTAACGCATGAGTCGGTTCGTGGAAACGATGGTCGCGTCGGCGACGGCGCCGGCGGATGGCGGCCGGCAGCGCGGCATGGTCACCGGCGAGCCGGGGGAGCCGGTCCGCCGGACCTGGGGTGAGGTGCACGAACGGGCCCGCCGGGCGGCGGGCGCGCTGGTCGATGGCGGGCTCGGCAGGGGAGACGCGGTGGCCGTGCTGGCCGCAGCTCCCGCGCTGATCGCGCCGACCGTGCAGGCCGTCTGGCTGGCCGGCGGCAGCGTCACCATGCTGCACCAGCCGACCCCGCGCACCGATCTTGCCGAGTGGGCCGAGGACACCGTGCGGGTGCTCGGCATGATCGGTTCCCGGCTGGTGCTGCTGGGCGAGCCCTTCGACCAGCTCGCACCGGTGCTCACCGAGCACGGGATCGCCTTCCGGATGATCACCGACCTGCTCGAAGGGGAGCCGCTGGCCGAGCCGGTGCCGACCGGCGAGGACGACCTGGCGCTGCTGCAGCTCACCAGCGGTTCCACCGCGGAGCCCAAGGCGGTGCGGATCACCCACCGCAACCTGCTGGCGAACATGAGCGCGATGGTCGAGGCCGCGGAGTTCGTCTTCGCCGAGGACGTGATGGTGTCCTGGCTGCCGACCTTCCATGACATGGGCATGGTGGGCTTCCTGACCCTGCCGATGACCTTCGGGGTCGAGCTGATCAAGGTGACCCCGGTCGAGTTCCTTTCCGGGCCGCTGATCTGGCCCGAGCTGATCAGCAGGTACCGCGGTACCGCCACCGCCGCGCCCAACTTCGCCTACGCCATCGTGGGCCGCCGGATGGCCAAGGTCGATGACGACACCGCCTACGACCTCACCAGCCTGCGCATCGCGCTGAACGGGGCCGAACCGATCGACGAGGGCGCGGTCCGCACCTTCACCGAAGCCGGTGCCCGGTTCGGGCTGGACCCCAGGGCGGTGTTCCCCGCGTACGGGATGGCCGAGTCGACGCTGGCGGTGTCCTTCGTGCCGGTGGGCACGGGGCTTTCCGTGGACGTGGTCGAGGCGCATGCACTGGAGGCCGAGCAGCGCGCGGTCCCGGTACCCGAGGACGACCCGCGCCGCGGGACCGAGGAGGTCCGCTCCTTCGCCAGGCTGGGCAGGCCGCTGCCCGGCCTGGAGGCCGAGATCGTGGACGAGCGGGGCAACCGGCTGGCCGAGCGCGAGGTCGGCGAGATCCGGCTGCGCGGCGTGGCGGTGACCCCGGGCTACCTCACCATGGACGGTCCGATGCCCACCCAGGACGCCGATGGCTGGCTCGCAACCGGTGACCTCGGCTACCTGGTGGACGGCCAGATCATCATCTGCGGCCGGGCCAAGGATGTGATCATCATGGGCGGCCGCAACATCTACCCGACCGACATCGAACGCGCCGCAACCTCGGTGGATGGGGTACGGGCCGGCAACGCGGTGGCCGTGCGGATCGACGCGGGCACCAAGCGGGAGCGGTTCGCCGTGGTGCTGGAGTCGAAGCTGGCCGGGGAGGCCGAGGCCGAGCGCGCGCTGGCCAAGGAGGTCTCCGCGCGGGTGCGGGACGCGGTGGAGATCCGTCCCTACTCCGTGGTCGTGCTGGCGCCGGGCAACCTGCCCAAGACGCCTTCGGGCAAGGTGAAGCGGGCGGCCACGGCCAGCCAGTACGCCGAGCGGATCGCGGGGAACTCGGGTTCGTAGCCGTTACTTGGGGACGACTACTTGGGGACGACCCTGCGCCACAGCGGCTTGCGGGCGTGGCTGTGCTCCAGAGCGGGGGCGATGTAGGGACTTCCCGGCCCGGCGGTGCCCGCGGATACGCCCACCTGCTGGGCGGCCAGGGTGCTCTCCACCAGCCGGAGGAAAGCGTCCACGGCGGCCTCGTCGTAGCCGCGCCTGCCCAGCGGCGCACGGCTGAAGGAGACCTCGTGCACGACGGCGGCCGAGATGTTGTCCTCGCCCTCCAACGTGGCGGCTACCCGGTCCAGGAACTTGTCGACCTGGACCTCGTTGTAGCCCCTGGTGCCGAGCGCGGCCCTGGGAAAGCGCACGTTGTGGACGTCCTCAGCGGTCACTGCCATGATTGCCCCCGGGGGATGGGAGTTGGATGGGTTACAGGTGTTCCCTGTCCGGTGCGGGCCGGGAGGTGACCCGGTCTGCGTGGCCTTGGTGCTCGTCCACTGCGGGCGAGTCCTCCCGCGCGGCAGGCACGCGGTGCGCGTCCCCGCTCAGCCCGCTGCGGCCGAGCAGTTCCTCCTCGGCGGCGTCAAGGAAAGCGTCGACCTCCCGCTCGTCGTAGCCCCGCCTGCCGATGATGGGCCGGGAGAACTCGACATGGTGGATCTCGGCCGCGGTCAGGTCGTCCTGGCCGGACAATGTCTGCGCGATGCGCCGGACGAAGGCGTCGACTTCCTCCTTGGCGTAACCACGGCGGCCGATCGGGGCGGTGCCGAAGTCCATGCTGTGGGCATCGTCGGCGGTCAGCGACATCGGGGCTCTCTTCCAGGCGGGCGGTATGCGTGCCGCCTTCCGTGGTAGCCGGTCACGGACCGATCACGCCAGGGGCGGGCACCGCGTCGACTCGAATAGGGGCGTAAGTGACCGCGTTTGGGTGAGCGCTCGGATACGCACCGTTAACTACCCACACCGCTCGGGGGTGATCAGGATCTCCATGCGCGCTGCCGGTCAGGCAACGTGGAAGGTGTTCTGCGCGGCGGCCAGGCCGCTGGCGACCAGCGCCTCGGCGGCGTCCGCGCAGCGATCGAGGTGCAGCGGGAGTTCCTTGCGCTGCACGACCGAGAAGTCCTTCAGCACGTAGTCCGCGGGGTCCATCCGGCCGGAAGGGCGGTCGACGCCGAACCGGATCCGGTAGTAGTCCTTCGTGCCCAGTGACTTCGTGATGGAGCGGAGTCCATTGTGGCCGTTGTCGCCGCCGCCGAACTTCAGCCGCAGCGCGCCGAAGGGCAGGTCGAGCTCGTCGTGCACGACGACCACCGATTCCGGGCCCACCTTGAAGAACCGCGCGGTGCCTGCCACCGGCCCGCCGGAGAGGTTCATGTACGAACGCGGTTTCACCAGCACGACCTTGCGCCCGGCGAGCCTGCCCTCCAGCACCTCGGCCCCGCCCTTGTGCGCCTTGAACTTTCCGCCGATCCGGGCCGCCAGCTCGTCCAGTACGAGGAACCCGACATTGTGCCGGTTGCCCGCATAGCGGGGCCCCGGATTGCCGAGGCCGACGAGCAGCACCAGCTCGCCGGCCCCGGGCAGATCCTGCGTCACAGGTCCGACCCTACTCGGCGGCGGACTCGCCCTCCGCCTTGTCCTCGACCACGCCGGCACCCTCGGTGTCGACGTCGGCCTCCATCGACTCCTCGGTCGGCGCCTCGTTCACGCCGACC
The sequence above is drawn from the Amycolatopsis aidingensis genome and encodes:
- a CDS encoding fatty acyl-AMP ligase, translated to MSRFVETMVASATAPADGGRQRGMVTGEPGEPVRRTWGEVHERARRAAGALVDGGLGRGDAVAVLAAAPALIAPTVQAVWLAGGSVTMLHQPTPRTDLAEWAEDTVRVLGMIGSRLVLLGEPFDQLAPVLTEHGIAFRMITDLLEGEPLAEPVPTGEDDLALLQLTSGSTAEPKAVRITHRNLLANMSAMVEAAEFVFAEDVMVSWLPTFHDMGMVGFLTLPMTFGVELIKVTPVEFLSGPLIWPELISRYRGTATAAPNFAYAIVGRRMAKVDDDTAYDLTSLRIALNGAEPIDEGAVRTFTEAGARFGLDPRAVFPAYGMAESTLAVSFVPVGTGLSVDVVEAHALEAEQRAVPVPEDDPRRGTEEVRSFARLGRPLPGLEAEIVDERGNRLAEREVGEIRLRGVAVTPGYLTMDGPMPTQDADGWLATGDLGYLVDGQIIICGRAKDVIIMGGRNIYPTDIERAATSVDGVRAGNAVAVRIDAGTKRERFAVVLESKLAGEAEAERALAKEVSARVRDAVEIRPYSVVVLAPGNLPKTPSGKVKRAATASQYAERIAGNSGS
- a CDS encoding DivIVA domain-containing protein; this encodes MAVTAEDVHNVRFPRAALGTRGYNEVQVDKFLDRVAATLEGEDNISAAVVHEVSFSRAPLGRRGYDEAAVDAFLRLVESTLAAQQVGVSAGTAGPGSPYIAPALEHSHARKPLWRRVVPK
- a CDS encoding DivIVA domain-containing protein, encoding MSLTADDAHSMDFGTAPIGRRGYAKEEVDAFVRRIAQTLSGQDDLTAAEIHHVEFSRPIIGRRGYDEREVDAFLDAAEEELLGRSGLSGDAHRVPAAREDSPAVDEHQGHADRVTSRPAPDREHL
- the pth gene encoding aminoacyl-tRNA hydrolase, with amino-acid sequence MTQDLPGAGELVLLVGLGNPGPRYAGNRHNVGFLVLDELAARIGGKFKAHKGGAEVLEGRLAGRKVVLVKPRSYMNLSGGPVAGTARFFKVGPESVVVVHDELDLPFGALRLKFGGGDNGHNGLRSITKSLGTKDYYRIRFGVDRPSGRMDPADYVLKDFSVVQRKELPLHLDRCADAAEALVASGLAAAQNTFHVA